In Lathamus discolor isolate bLatDis1 chromosome 1, bLatDis1.hap1, whole genome shotgun sequence, the following are encoded in one genomic region:
- the DCTD gene encoding deoxycytidylate deaminase isoform X1, with translation MSGSQPSCHVNGFSNEASCKKREDYLEWPEYFMAVAFLSAQRSKDPSSQVGACIVNSENKIVGIGYNGMPNGCSDDVLPWTRTAAHRLDTKYPYVCHAELNAIMNKNSADVKGCSMYVALFPCNECAKLIIQAGIKEVIFMSDKYHDTMEMTAARRMFDLAGVIYREFKPKCNKIIINFDSINSRPNQKLL, from the exons ATGAGCGGTTCTCAGCCCAGCTGCCACGTTAACGG TTTCAGCAATGAAGCATCCTGCAAAAAACGAGAAGATTATTTGGAGTGGCCTGAATATTTTATGGCAGTAGCTTTTTTGTCAGCACAAAGAAGCAAGGATCCAAGTTCTCAG GTTGGTGCCTGCATTGtaaattcagaaaacaagattGTTGGAATTGGATATAATGGGATGCCTAATGGCTGCAGCGATGATGTACTACCCTGGACAAGAACAGCAGCGCACAGGCTAGACACAAAATATCCTTATG TGTGCCATGCCGAATTGAATGCCATCATGAACAAAAACTCAGCTGATGTGAAAGGCTGCAGCATGTATGTTGCCTTATTTCCATGTAATGAATGTGCAAAACTCATCATCCAGGCAG GCATAAAGGAAGTTATTTTTATGTCTGACAAATATCATGACACTATGGAAATGACAGCTGCACGGCGGATGTTTGATTTAGCAGGTGTTATATACAG ggAATTCAAGCCAAAGTGTAACAAGATCATCATCAACTTTGATTCAATTAACAGCAGACCAAATCAAAAGCTTCTGTGA
- the DCTD gene encoding deoxycytidylate deaminase isoform X3: protein MAVAFLSAQRSKDPSSQVGACIVNSENKIVGIGYNGMPNGCSDDVLPWTRTAAHRLDTKYPYVCHAELNAIMNKNSADVKGCSMYVALFPCNECAKLIIQAGIKEVIFMSDKYHDTMEMTAARRMFDLAGVIYREFKPKCNKIIINFDSINSRPNQKLL from the exons ATGGCAGTAGCTTTTTTGTCAGCACAAAGAAGCAAGGATCCAAGTTCTCAG GTTGGTGCCTGCATTGtaaattcagaaaacaagattGTTGGAATTGGATATAATGGGATGCCTAATGGCTGCAGCGATGATGTACTACCCTGGACAAGAACAGCAGCGCACAGGCTAGACACAAAATATCCTTATG TGTGCCATGCCGAATTGAATGCCATCATGAACAAAAACTCAGCTGATGTGAAAGGCTGCAGCATGTATGTTGCCTTATTTCCATGTAATGAATGTGCAAAACTCATCATCCAGGCAG GCATAAAGGAAGTTATTTTTATGTCTGACAAATATCATGACACTATGGAAATGACAGCTGCACGGCGGATGTTTGATTTAGCAGGTGTTATATACAG ggAATTCAAGCCAAAGTGTAACAAGATCATCATCAACTTTGATTCAATTAACAGCAGACCAAATCAAAAGCTTCTGTGA
- the DCTD gene encoding deoxycytidylate deaminase isoform X2, with protein MASDFCYFSNEASCKKREDYLEWPEYFMAVAFLSAQRSKDPSSQVGACIVNSENKIVGIGYNGMPNGCSDDVLPWTRTAAHRLDTKYPYVCHAELNAIMNKNSADVKGCSMYVALFPCNECAKLIIQAGIKEVIFMSDKYHDTMEMTAARRMFDLAGVIYREFKPKCNKIIINFDSINSRPNQKLL; from the exons ATGGCCTCAGATTTTTGCTA TTTCAGCAATGAAGCATCCTGCAAAAAACGAGAAGATTATTTGGAGTGGCCTGAATATTTTATGGCAGTAGCTTTTTTGTCAGCACAAAGAAGCAAGGATCCAAGTTCTCAG GTTGGTGCCTGCATTGtaaattcagaaaacaagattGTTGGAATTGGATATAATGGGATGCCTAATGGCTGCAGCGATGATGTACTACCCTGGACAAGAACAGCAGCGCACAGGCTAGACACAAAATATCCTTATG TGTGCCATGCCGAATTGAATGCCATCATGAACAAAAACTCAGCTGATGTGAAAGGCTGCAGCATGTATGTTGCCTTATTTCCATGTAATGAATGTGCAAAACTCATCATCCAGGCAG GCATAAAGGAAGTTATTTTTATGTCTGACAAATATCATGACACTATGGAAATGACAGCTGCACGGCGGATGTTTGATTTAGCAGGTGTTATATACAG ggAATTCAAGCCAAAGTGTAACAAGATCATCATCAACTTTGATTCAATTAACAGCAGACCAAATCAAAAGCTTCTGTGA